One segment of Coffea arabica cultivar ET-39 chromosome 7c, Coffea Arabica ET-39 HiFi, whole genome shotgun sequence DNA contains the following:
- the LOC113699423 gene encoding G-box-binding factor 1, translated as MGTGEESTPAKPSKPTPTNQETPATPSYPDWSASMQAYYGAGATPPFFASTVASPSPHPYLWGNQHPLMPPYGTPVPYPALYPGGVYAHPNMAMAPGAVQAPIESDAKAPDGKDRNTNKKLKGPSGNPGLIAVKAGESGKAASGSGNDGATQSAESGSEGSSDGSDENNNHELSATKKGSFDQMLADGATAQNNTSVANFQNSVPGNPVVSVPATNLNIGMDLWNPSSGASGAMKMRPNPGVSPAVAPGMMTDQWIQDERELKRQKRKQSNRESARRSRLRKQAECEELQQRVESLNSENRALRDELQKVSEECEKLTSENNSIKEELTRLCGPEAVAKLESSSITQLETNGDEDDH; from the exons ATGGGGACTGGGGAAGAAAGCACCCCTGCAAAGCCTTCAAAACCTACACCCACAAATCAg GAAACTCCTGCTACCCCTTCATATCCTGACTGGTCAGCCTCTATGCag GCTTACTATGGTGCTGGAGCTACTCCACCCTTTTTTGCATCAACTGTTGCTTCTCCTAGTCCCCATCCCTATTTATGGGGCAACCAG CATCCTCTGATGCCACCTTATGGCACTCCAGTTCCTTATCCAGCGCTATATCCAGGGGGAGTTTATGCTCATCCTAACATGGCAATG GCTCCAGGAGCGGTACAGGCTCCTATAGAGTCGGATGCAAAAGCTCCTGATGGGAAAGACCGGAACACAAACAAAAAACTCAAGGGTCCTTCAGGAAACCCTGGGTTGATTGCTGTCAAGGCTGGGGAGAGTGGGAAAGCGGCTTCAGGCTCAGGAAATGATGGTGCAACTCAAAG TGCTGAAAGTGGAAGTGAAGGTTCATCTGATGGAAGCGATGAGAATAATAACCAT GAACTTTCTGCAACAAAGAAAGGCAGCTTTGATCAAATGCTTGCAGATG GAGCCACTGCACAGAACAATACTTCTGTAGCAAATTTTCAGAATTCAGTGCCTGGGAATCCTGTAGTCTCCGTGCCTGCTACTAATCTAAATATTGGAATGGACTTGTGGAATCCATCTTCTGGAGCTTCTGGAGCCATGAAGATGCGTCCAAATCCTGGTGTCTCACCTGCTGTTGCTCCTGGCATGATGACTGACCAGTGGATTCAG GATGAGCGAGAGTTGAAAAGACAGAAGCGAAAGCAATCTAATCGTGAGTCTGCCCGGAGATCAAGATTACGCAAACAG GCTGAGTGCGAAGAGTTGCAGCAGAGAGTCGAGTCACTGAACAGTGAAAATCGTGCACTTAGGGATGAGCTACAAAAGGTTTCTGAGGAATGCGAGAAGCTTACATCCGAAAATAACTCTATTAAG GAGGAGTTGACTAGGTTGTGTGGACCAGAGGCAGTAGCTAAATTAGAGAGCAGTAGCATCACCCAACTTGAGACAAATGGTGATGAAGATGACCATTGA
- the LOC113698513 gene encoding vicilin-like seed storage protein At2g18540, translated as MAKPRRFVAFFVMSPLFIHSTPPLPSLHFRHLAQKMSQKIFMISPFSFFICLILVLCFTCINVGAASDEESESYLGSLVKKKDERKLISSSEYGEISGVSVRERTDLSYHLQFITLKPFALFLPVVLHANMVFYAQTGSGKLSYTTEAGRMLTKTLRQGDTLELNPGTIFFMEAIHCVDELRVYAIFGNLREHFRGPATTAPYSSFRHLILGFDKMILQLTFKVPEDVIKEIMNKPNPPAIVSSVSGTMEKLWDLEARFIKELTRSTGPNLLNMLGLERDCGNHNGWRTTSNKKKLPDFKGFKGSNFGVSVTNLTRGSMVAPHWNQMATEIVIVLQGKGIVLVVCSSIFAKQNECKNMRFQVGEGDVFVVPRFHPTAQMSFSDETFVFMRFSTTRKKISHQYLVGKTSIFKTLGKRILAASLGVNETIADMVMASQRDSVVLDCNLCAEEELRMMEEEIEKAKQTEPETPEAEVEAGEGTEKPEEESGEGKDRPEKPEARAREYKNEVTIKEKR; from the exons ATGGCGAAGCCACGTAGATTTGTCGCCTTCTTCGTCATGTCCCCCCTTTTTATTCATTCAACGCCACCTCTTCCAAGCTTACACTTTCGTCATCTTGCTCAGAAAATGTCTCAGAAAATTTTTATGATCTCGCCATTTTCGTTCTTCATATGCTTAATCTTAGTTTTATGTTTCACCTGTATAAATGTGGGAGCTGCTTCCGATGAGGAGAGTGAATCCTATTTGGGATCTTTggtgaagaagaaagatgaacGGAAGCTAATTTCTTCGAGTGAATATGGAGAGATATCAGGGGTTAGTGTTAGAGAGCGGACGGATTTGTCGTATCACCTTCAGTTCATCACCTTGAAGCCATTTGCTCTTTTCCTCCCCGTTGTATTACATGCAAATATGGTTTTCTATGCGCAAACAG GTTCTGGGAAGCTGAGTTACACTACCGAAGCGGGCCGCATGCTGACAAAGACGTTGAGACAAGGAGATACTTTGGAACTCAATCCAGGGACTATTTTCTTCATGGAGGCCATCCACTGTGTGGACGAACTAAGAGTTTACGCTATCTTTGGTAATTTGAGGGAACATTTCCGC GGACCGGCAACGACAGCACCATACTCTAGTTTCCGCCACCTGATCCTCGGCTTTGATAAAATGATTCTGCAACTAACCTTCAAG GTGCCTGAAGATGTGATTAAAGAGATAATGAATAAACCGAACCCACCGGCCATTGTTTCCAGCGTCTCGGGAACAATGGAAAAATTATGGGATTTGGAAGCTCGTTTCATTAAAGAATTAACAAGAAGCACGGGGCCCAACCTCCTCAACATGCTTGGCTTAGAACGAGATTGTGGGAACCATAATGGGTGGAGAACAACATCAAACAAGAAAAAGCTCCCAgatttcaaaggtttcaaaggTTCCAACTTTGGTGTTTCCGTAACAAATTTGACCAGA GGATCGATGGTGGCGCCGCACTGGAATCAAATGGCGACTGAGATAGTAATTGTTTTACAAGGAAAAGGAATTGTTCTAGTGGTTtgttctagcatttttgctaaacaaaatgaatgcaaaaacatgaGGTTTCAAGTGGGAGAAGGTGATGTGTTTGTCGTGCCAAGGTTCCATCCTACAGCTCAAATGTCTTTCAGTGATGAAACATTTGTTTTCATGAGATTTAGTACcacaagaaagaaaattagccATCAATATCTGGTTGGTAAAACTTCCATTTTCAAGACCTTAGGCAAACGTATATTGGCAGCATCACTGGGTGTTAATGAAACAATAGCAGACATGGTTATGGCTTCACAGAGGGACTCCGTAGTCTTGGATTGTAATTTGTGTGCAGAGGAAGAATTAAGGATGATGGAGGAGGAAATAGAAAAGGCAAAACAGACGGAACCAGAGACCCCAGAAGCAGAAGTAGAAGCTGGAGAAGGAACTGAAAAACCAGAAGAAGAATCAGGGGAAGGGAAAGATCGACCAGAGAAACCAGAAGCTAGAGCCAGGGAATATAAAAATGAAGTCACAATCAAAGAAAAGAGATGA
- the LOC113699422 gene encoding scarecrow-like protein 15, which produces MKVPFIQNQPSILNSTKQVNCNDNNNDLRTTTTTTSINSNTFLGYEPKSVLELRQSPSPVTEIPSSNTDISTVWDDTGLQLEDHVLNHFEVDWDSLMRELGLHEDSNPTPTSRPTTFSHSQFTPSGSQVQFQNLPEFPPTHNSFDSTLFVPSDITLPDISTYPSSFNDSSINSLGLSHDAHHHNTNLTWNPGFDYVDELIRLAECFETNSLHLTHVILGRLNQRLRGPTGKPLQRAAFYFKEALQTLLTGSTRLTQPSTSSEVIQSIKAHKAFSNISPVPMFSSFTANQAVLEAVDGSMLIHVIDFDIGLGGHWASFMKELADKAELRKAAPPVLRITAVVGEEYAMESKLIRENLSQFARELNIGFDLDFVLVRTFEFCSFKAIKFMEGEKVAILLSPTIFRRVGTGFLSDLRRVSPHVVVHLDCEGLIGFGTMSFRQTLIDGLEFYSTLLESLEAANGGGGADDWMNKMESFVIYPKILEAVGVAGRRGAPWREAFVAAGLRPVALSQFADFQAECLIRRVQVRGFHVARRQAEMLLCWHERALVATSAWRY; this is translated from the coding sequence ATGAAAGTGCCCTTTATTCAAAATCAACCATCAATATTGAACTCAACGAAACAAGTGAATTGCAACGACAACAACAACGACCTccgcaccaccaccaccaccacctccatcAACAGCAACACTTTTCTGGGCTACGAGCCAAAATCAGTTCTCGAGCTCCGACAAAGTCCGAGTCCGGTCACCGAAATTCCGTCCTCAAATACCGATATTTCCACCGTCTGGGACGACACAGGTCTTCAGCTGGAGGATCATGTGCTGAATCATTTCGAAGTAGACTGGGATTCTTTGATGAGAGAATTGGGCTTGCATGAAGATTCTAATCCAACCCCCACTTCCAGACCTACTACCTTTAGTCATTCCCAGTTCACACCAAGCGGGTCTCAAGTTCAGTTCCAAAATCTTCCCGAGTTTCCCCCGACTCATAACTCCTTTGATTCTACTCTCTTTGTCCCTTCCGACATCACCCTCCCCGATATCTCTACGTACCCGTCGTCTTTCAACGATAGCTCCATCAACTCTCTCGGGCTCTCTCATGATGCTCATCATCACAATACCAATCTCACCTGGAATCCAGGGTTTGATTACGTCGATGAACTCATCCGACTCGCCGAGTGCTTTGAGACCAACTCGCTTCACCTGACTCACGTGATACTGGGACGGCTCAACCAGCGCCTCCGAGGTCCAACAGGGAAGCCACTCCAACGAGCTGCCTTCTACTTCAAGGAAGCTCTGCAAACCCTACTCACCGGGTCAACCCGTCTAACTCAGCCATCCACTTCTTCCGAGGTTATCCAGAGCATCAAAGCCCATAAGGCCTTCTCCAACATCTCCCCTGTACCCATGTTCTCCAGCTTCACGGCCAACCAAGCCGTCCTCGAAGCTGTTGATGGCTCCATGCTCATCCACGTCATCGACTTCGACATCGGCCTCGGAGGCCACTGGGCTTCCTTCATGAAAGAGCTAGCTGATAAAGCCGAGTTGCGCAAAGCAGCCCCGCCGGTTCTCAGGATTACCGCTGTGGTCGGAGAGGAGTATGCAATGGAGTCTAAGTTGATCAGAGAAAATCTTTCTCAGTTCGCGAGAGAACTCAATATCGGCTTCGATTTGGACTTCGTTTTAGTACGTACATTTGAGTTTTGTTCCTTTAAAGCTATCAAATTCATGGAGGGTGAGAAGGTTGCTATTCTTTTATCTCCAACTATTTTTCGCCGCGTCGGGACAGGATTCTTGAGCGATCTACGCCGCGTTTCGCCGCATGTCGTGGTGCATTTGGATTGCGAAGGGTTGATCGGGTTCGGAACGATGTCTTTCAGGCAGACTTTGATAGACGGGCTGGAGTTTTACTCGACGCTGTTGGAGTCCTTGGAGGCTGCGAACGGTGGTGGGGGTGCTGATGATTGGATGAATAAAATGGAGAGTTTTGTCATTTATCCAAAGATTCTGGAGGCGGTCGGGGTGGCCGGCCGCCGTGGAGCTCCGTGGAGGGAGGCTTTTGTGGCGGCCGGTCTGAGGCCGGTGGCGCTGAGCCAGTTTGCTGACTTCCAAGCCGAGTGTTTGATAAGGAGAGTACAGGTGAGGGGGTTCCACGTGGCGAGGAGACAGGCGGAGATGCTGCTTTGCTGGCATGAGAGGGCCCTCGTTGCCACGTCAGCATGGAGGTATTAG
- the LOC140010417 gene encoding vicilin-like seed storage protein At4g36700 codes for MSTEKLLSASSISLLGFGLCLFLCVHATAGEDGQTVPGAGHLVKKGERQPIISTGFGEVSGVRVSDGNETFNIHLITLEPNSLFLPVMLHQDMVFYVHTGSGNLSYRDENKRENTTIRRGDVFRLGSGSVFFIQSDVGLERQKLRIYAIFGNAGEDLREPTEYGPYSSVRDLVLGFDKKILQETFKVPEEVIEEMTSGRKPEAIVRGLPGTQEKTIREREYQFIEAVFGSTSIFSIFETSNKDKKKSKKFNIFQEKPDFENCNGWSTTVTRKKYSVLKGSKYGLFMVNLTRGGMMGPHWNPEATEIAVVLQGKGMVRVVCPSLPNKAECKNARFGVEEGDIFAVQRFHPMAQMAFNNETLVFVGFSTSTENNHPQYLAGKASVLRTLDKHILAASFGINETTFDRLVNQQRESVILECTSCAEEEWRIMEEEIEREREEARQREEEARKRDEERKRQEEEAETREEEEAARERAEEERKKREQEEEEEAARRKREEEAARERREQEEREQEAAQMEEKEREAAKREEEEAAQRRQEEAGQGEGGRPHEGGREARPPEEDGRGGVGARQEEETAKQQEKEMGQEEEQGNGQGWGRRILKNAS; via the exons atgtcCACCGAAAAATTGTTGTCAGCATCTTCAATTTCGCTCTTAGGCTTTGGTTTATGCTTATTTCTCTGCGTGCATGCTACCGCTGGGGAAGATGGTCAGACTGTCCCCGGAGCAGGACATTTAGTAAAGAAAGGCGAAAGGCAGCCAATAATCTCAACTGGATTTGGAGAGGTCTCGGGAGTTAGAGTTAGCGATGGAAACGAGACTTTTAATATTCACCTCATCACCTTGGAGCCCAACTCCTTGTTTCTGCCTGTTATGCTGCATCAAGACATGGTGTTCTACGTTCATACag GGAGCGGAAATCTGAGCTACAgagatgaaaataaaagagagaatACGACCATAAGACGAGGAGATGTTTTTCGTCTGGGATCAGGAAGCGTTTTCTTCATACAGAGCGACGTAGGTCTGGAGAGACAGAAGCTAAGAATTTATGCCATATTTGGCAATGCAGGGGAGGACTTGAGA GAACCGACTGAATACGGACCATACTCGAGCGTTCGCGACTTGGTTCTTGGATTTGATAAGAAAATTCTCCAGGAGACCTTCAAG GTTCCTGAAGAAGTGATAGAGGAAATGACAAGCGGAAGGAAGCCGGAAGCAATAGTTCGTGGATTGCCGGGCACTCAGGAAAAAACCATACGGGAGAGGGAGTATCAGTTCATCGAAGCCGTGTTTGGAAGCACAAGTATTTTCAGCATTTTCGAAACCAGCAACAAAGACAAGAAGAAGTCCAAAAAATTCAACATATTCCAAGAAAAACCAGATTTTGAGAATTGCAACGGGTGGAGCACAACAGTTACCCGGAAAAAGTATTCCGTCCTGAAGGGCTCCAAATATGGCCTTTTCATGGTGAACTTGACCCGC ggaGGAATGATGGGTCCTCACTGGAATCCCGAGGCAACGGAGATAGCAGTAGTACTGCAAGGGAAGGGGATGGTTCGGGTAGTTTGCCCAAGTCTACCGAACAAAGCAGAGTGCAAAAACGCGAGGTTTGGGGTTGAAGAAGGCGACATTTTCGCCGTGCAGAGGTTCCATCCCATGGCGCAGATGGCTTTCAACAACGAAACGCTCGTTTTCGTTGGTTTCAGTACATCAACGGAGAACAATCACCCACAGTATCTAGCAGGGAAGGCATCAGTCCTCAGGACTTTGGACAAGCACATCCTGGCAGCATCATTTGGAATAAATGAAACTACCTTCGACAGGCTTGTGAATCAACAACGCGAATCGGTTATCTTAGAATGCACCTCCTGCGCAGAGGAAGAATGGAGGATAATGGAGGAAGAGATTGAGAGGGAAAGAGAGGAGGCAAGGCAGAGGGAAGAGGAGGCAAGGAAGAGGGATGAAGAGAGGAAAAGACAGGAAGAGGAAGCTGAGACGAGAGAAGAGGAGGAGGCAGCTAGGGAGAGAGCAGAGGAGGAAAGGAAGAAGAGAGagcaagaagaagaggaagaggcggcacggagaaagagagaggaagaggCAGCACGAGAAAGGAGGGAACAAGAGGAAAGAGAACAAGAAGCAGCACAGATGGAAGAGAAAGAAAGGGAAGCAGCTAAGcgagaggaagaagaagcagCACAAAGAAGACAAGAAGAAGCTGGCCAGGGAGAAGGAGGGCGCCCACACGAAGGGGGCAGGGAAGCACGGCCGCCGGAGGAAGACGGAAGAGGAGGAGTAGGAGCCAGGCAGGAGGAGGAAactgcaaagcaacaagaaaaagaaatgggacAAGAGGAGGAGCAGGGCAATGGCCAAGGATGGGGAAGAAGAATCCTTAAAAATGCTTCTTGA